In the Oxyura jamaicensis isolate SHBP4307 breed ruddy duck chromosome 18, BPBGC_Ojam_1.0, whole genome shotgun sequence genome, one interval contains:
- the PIRT gene encoding phosphoinositide-interacting protein has translation MVSSSDPVTMENPPKSPDGSEKSPQSKELLTSNTASTLCISSRSESMWTSASRSKWEIYHKPVIVVSVGAAVFLFGTVITSLSCIQIKNKNIYKMCGPAFLSMGLMLLVCGLVWIPIIRKKQKQRQKSQFLQSLKSFFFNR, from the coding sequence GTCTCCTCCTCAGACCCTGTCACCATGGAAAATCCCCCCAAGAGCCCTGACGGAAGCGAGAAGTCCCCTCAGTCCAAGGAGCTGCTGACCAGCAACACGGCCAGCACCCTCTGCATCAGCTCCCGGAGCGAGTCCATGTGGACCAGCGCGTCCCGGAGCAAGTGGGAAATATACCACAAGCCCGTCATTGTCGTGTCGGTCGGAGCAGCCGTCTTCCTCTTCGGGACGGTCATCACCAGCCTGTCGTGTATCCAaatcaagaacaaaaacatttacaaaatgtgTGGCCCAGCTTTTCTGTCCATGGGACTGATGCTCCTCGTTTGTGGCCTAGTCTGGATCCCCATCATCcggaagaagcagaagcagagacaGAAGTCACAGTTTCTGCAGAGCCTCAAGTCCTTCTTCTTCAACCGCTGA